Proteins encoded by one window of Rutidosis leptorrhynchoides isolate AG116_Rl617_1_P2 chromosome 7, CSIRO_AGI_Rlap_v1, whole genome shotgun sequence:
- the LOC139858204 gene encoding beta-ketoacyl-[acyl-carrier-protein] synthase III B, chloroplastic-like, which produces MVSKRDVVRCSNMSQAPYSVNGKRCKLVGCGSAVPAITFSNDELAQIADTNDEWISSRTGIRNRRILTGNESLTGLAVEAAKKALAMANVEADDVDLILLCSSSPDDLFGGGPQVQKLLGCTRFPPAYDIRAACSGFLLGLVSASCHIQGGGFKNVLVIGADCLSRYVDWTDRKTCILFGDAAGAILVQSCNGDEDGLISFDLHSDGDGLRYLNAGIIQTETNFAVGVDGSTLGFSPTNTSISDMQMNGQELFRFVDKAVPQTIRSSLAKADLRVSDIDWLLVHQANKRIIDRIAANLEFPKDKVICNIENYGNTSAASIPLALDEAVRSGKVKEGEIIMTAGFGAGLTWGSAIVRWG; this is translated from the exons ATGGTTTCCAAAAGGGACGTCGTCCGTTGCTCCAACATGTCTCAAGCACCCTACAG CGTGAATGGCAAGAGGTGCAAACTAGTTGGGTGTGGCTCAGCTGTACCAGCTATTACGTTCTCTAATGATGAGCTTGCTCAGATtgctgataccaatgatgaatggATATCTAGTCGAACAGGAATTCGTAATCGCAGAATTCTTACAG GTAACGAAAGCTTGACGGGTCTGGCTGTGGAGGCTGCTAAAAAGGCGCTTGCAATGGCAAATGTTGAAGCTGATGATGTTGATCTCATCTTGTTGTGTTCATCCTCACCCGACGATCTGTTTGGTGGTGGACCGCAG GTTCAAAAACTACTTGGATGTACAAGATTTCCACCAGCGTATGACATTAGAGCTGCTTGCAGCGGGTTTCTCTTAGGCCTAGTTTCAGCTTCCTGTCACATTCAGg GAGGCGGTTTCAAGAACGTCCTTGTGATTGGAGCTGACTGTTTGTCGCGTTATGTCGATTGGACGGATAGAAAGACGTGTATTCTctttggtgatgctgctggtgctatcTTGGTCCAG TCGTGCAATGGTGATGAAGATGGTCTAATTAGTTTTGACTTACACTCTGATGGAGATGGCCTCAG GTACTTGAATGCCGGTATAATACAAACTGAAACAAATTTTGCAGTGGGTGTTGACGGTTCAACCTTAGGATTTTCTCCTACAAACACATCTATTTCAGATATGCAAATGAATGGACAAGAGCTTTTTCGTTTTGTCGATAAAGCTGTGCCACAGACCATTAGATCGTCGTTAGCAAAAGCTGATCTTAGGGTGTCTGATATCGATTGGTTACTTGTCCATCAG GCTAACAAGAGGATCATTGATCGTATAGCGGCAAATCTTGAATTCCCAAAAGATAAAGTGATATGTAACATAGAAAACTACGGTAACACTAGCGCTGCTTCGATACCATTGGCGTTAGACGAAGCTGTCCGAAGTGGGAAAGTGAAGGAAGGTGAAATCATCATGACTGCTGGTTTTGGTGCTGGTCTTACATGGGGTTCAGCCATTGTTAGATGGGGCTAA
- the LOC139858205 gene encoding acid beta-fructofuranosidase-like: MSSSSSSSSSDFGYPITIPNSYAPLPDGEHPSKDDLTVYRPRKIVFLLVSVILGVVLLVGMIAGTGRLAFLNNLDTIDVASLDYEKAAEKVTPLSRGVEKGVSEKTFHPLSSLLVSDEADNSYPWSSNMLDWQRTAFHFHPTKNWMNDPNGPVFYKGWYHLFYQYHPDAPVWGKIVWGHAVSKELINWHHLPIAMETDQWYDEQGVWTGSATILPNGELVVLYTGSTNESVQVQNLAYPADPSDPLLINWIKYPGNPVLVPPPGIDTKDFRDPTTAWKTPEGKWRITIGSKINKTGISLVYDTENFKTFELLDGLLHAVPGTGMWECVDFYPVSKRGENGLDTSIDGPEVKHVVKASMDDDRNDYYAIGSYDAYNGKWTPDNPTLDVGIGLRYDYGIYYASKTFYDQNKQRRVLWSWIKETDTETSDIRKGWASLMGVPRTIVLDKKTQSNIIQWPVEEINRLRTNLTVFKDVVLEAGSLMPLNLPAASQLDIVAEFELDKETVQRLNEADVAYDCATSGGAAKRGALGPFGFSVLAHEVLVEHTPVYFYVAKNVDGNLKTFFCSDQSRSSAAIDVDKSIYGSVVPVLKGEKLSMRILVDHSIIESFAQEGRVCITSRVYPTKAIYNDAQLFLFNNATASKVTASVNLWQMNSAHI, from the exons atgtcttcttcttcttcttcttcttcttcggatttTGGATATCCAATAACCATTCCAAACTCTTACGCACCATTGCCTGACGGCGAACATCCTTCCAAAGATGATCTTACAGTCTACCGGCCCAGAAAGATAGTTTTTTTGCTGGTGTCTGTGATCTTGGGCGTTGTGTTACTAGTGGGCATGATAGCTGGAACAGGGCGGCTTGCTTTTCTGAACAACTTGGACACCATTGACGTGGCTTCTTTGGATTATGAGAAGGCGGCAGAAAAGGTAACCCCATTATCACGTGGTGTGGAGAAAGGTGTGTCGGAAAAAACGTTTCATCCACTGTCGTCATTGTTGGTTAGTGATGAAGCGGATAATTCGTATCCATGGAGCTCCAACATGTTAGATTGGCAGAGAACCGCTTTTCACTTCCACCCAACCAAAAACTGGATGAATG ATCCTAATG GTCCAGTTTTCTACAAAGGATGGTACCACTTGTTTTACCAATATCATCCGGATGCACCCGTGTGGGGCAAAATTGTGTGGGGTCATGCTGTCTCAAAGGAGCTTATCAACTGGCATCACCTCCCGATCGCCATGGAAACCGACCAATGGTACGACGAACAAGGGGTCTGGACCGGTTCAGCCACCATCCTTCCAAACGGTGAACTCGTGGTCCTTTACACCGGGTCCACCAACGAGTCAGTCCAAGTCCAAAACCTAGCATATCCAGCTGACCCGTCTGACCCGCTTCTAATCAACTGGATCAAATACCCCGGAAACCCAGTCCTTGTCCCGCCACCTGGCATTGACACCAAGGATTTTCGTGACCCCACAACCGCGTGGAAGACCCCTGAGGGCAAATGGCGGATTACAATCGGTTCCAAAATTAACAAAACCGGTATCTCATTAGTTTACGACACTGAAAATTTTAAAACCTTTGAGCTTTTAGACGGTCTGCTTCATGCGGTCCCGGGGACGGGTATGTGGGAATGCGTGGATTTTTACCCGGTATCAAAACGTGGCGAAAATGGTCTCGATACGTCCATTGATGGGCCCGAGGTGAAACATGTAGTGAAGGCTAGTATGGATGATGATAGAAATGACTATTATGCCATTGGTAGTTATGATGCGTATAACGGAAAATGGACCCCCGATAATCCTACATTAGACGTCGGGATTGGGTTAAGATATGATTACGGAATTTATTACGCCTCCAAAACATTTTACGACCAAAACAAACAACGAAGGGTTCTTTGGAGTTGGATTAAGGAGACCGATACAGAAACATCAGACATCAGAAAGGGTTGGGCTTCTCTAATG GGTGTTCCTCGAACAATTGTGTTGGATAAAAAGACTCAAAGCAATATAATCCAATGGCCGGTTGAAGAGATCAACAGATTGCGAACGAACCTAACAGTTTTTAAGGATGTTGTACTAGAAGCCGGTTCACTCATGCCACTTAACCTGCCTGCAGCATCTCAG TTGGACATTGTGGCTGAATTTGAGCTTGACAAAGAGACGGTACAACGATTGAATGAGGCTGATGTTGCGTACGATTGTGCAACAAGTGGTGGAGCTGCAAAACGGGGCGCATTAGGGCCATTCGGCTTTTCAGTACTTGCACATGAGGTCCTCGTTGAGCACACCCCTGTTTATTTCTACGTTGCCAAAAACGTAGACGGAAATCTTAAAACATTCTTTTGTTCTGATCAATCAAG GTCATCTGCTGCAATTGATGTGGATAAATCAATATATGGAAGCGTGGTTCCGGTATTGAAAGGTGAAAAATTAAGTATGAGAATATTGGTGGATCATTCGATAATTGAAAGTTTTGCACAAGAGGGGAGAGTATGCATCACTTCAAGAGTTTATCCAACAAAAGCCATTTACAATGACGCTCAGTTGTTCTTGTTTAACAACGCTACAGCATCAAAAGTTACAGCTTCAGTTAATTTATGGCAGATGAATTCTGCTCACATTTGA